One Solanum lycopersicum chromosome 2, SLM_r2.1 genomic region harbors:
- the LOC101258424 gene encoding uncharacterized protein isoform X1, whose product MAPPTPRLVIPIDLKKKPWQQKLPLHNRWHPEIPPVTEIKTGEMFRIEMVDWTAGSIQDNNSAIDVKTVDLSTVHYLSGPIRVVDTDGNPAEPGDLLAVEICNLGPLPGDEWGFTAIFDRENGGGFLTDHFPRATKAIWYFEGIYAYSPHIPGVRFPGLIHPGIIGTAPSKELLNIWNERERKLEETGPRSLKLCEVLHSRPLANLPSTKGCILGKIQDGTPEWIRIANEAARTIPGRENGGNCDIKNLSRGSKIYLPVFVEGANLSTGDMHFSQGDGEVSFCGAIEMSGFLELKCEIIRNGMKEYLTPMGPTSLHVNPIFEIGPMEPRFSEWLVFEGISVDESGQQHYLDASVAYKRAVLNAIDYLSKFGYSKEQVYLLLSCCPCEGRISGIVDAPNAVATLAIPTAIFDQDIRPKVNKVPLGPRLIRNPGIPQCTYDGNLPITKNPLLHQQGSSCNMDASS is encoded by the exons ATGGCTCCTCCAACTCCAAGACTAGTAATCCCCATAGACCTAAAGAAAAAGCCATGGCAACAAAAGTTGCCACTCCACAACCGTTGGCACCCAGAGATACCTCCTGTAACAGAGATTAAAACAGGGGAGATGTTCCGAATTGAGATGGTTGATTGGACAGCAGGCTCTATCCAAGATAATAACTCTGCAATTGATGTAAAAACCGTTGATCTATCCACT GTGCATTATCTCAGTGGGCCAATACGAGTCGTTGACACAGATGGAAATCCTGCTGAACCAGGTGATCTCCTTGCTGTTGAAATATGCAACTTAGGGCCTCTCCCTGGAGATGAATGGGGTTTTACAGCAATATTCGACAGAGAGAACGGTGGAGGATTTCTAACAGACCATTTTCCCCGTGCAACTAAAGCTATTTGGTATTTCGAAGGCATATATGCCTACTCACCTCATATACCAG GTGTAAGATTTCCTGGTTTAATTCATCCTGGAATAATTGGAACAGCGCCTTCAAAAGAACTACTCAATATATGGAATGAGAGGGAAAGAAAGCTCGAAGAAACAGGTCCCCGATCTCTCAAATTATGTGAGGTCTTGCATTCTAGACCATTGGCTAACCTACCTTCAACAAAAGGGTGCATTCTTGGCAAG ATTCAAGATGGAACTCCTGAGTGGATTAGAATTGCCAACGAGGCTGCAAGAACAATACCTGGACGTGAAAATGGAGGAAACTGTGACATCAAAAATCTCAGCAGAGGTTCAAAAATATACCTTCCAGTATTTGTAGAAGGAGCAAACCTCAGTACTGGTGATATGCATTTTTCTCAAGGTGACGGTGAAGTATCATTTTGTGGGGCAATTGAGATGAGTGGCTTCCTAGAGCTCAA GTGTGAGATTATAAGAAACGGAATGAAAGAATATCTCACTCCAATGGGACCCACATCACTACATGTGAACCCAATTTTTGAGATAGGACCCATGGAGCCAAGATTCTCGGAGTGGTTGGTGTTTGAGGGCATCAGTGTAGATGAAAGTGGACAACAACACTATCTTGATGCCAGTGTTGCATACAAGCGTGCAGTACTAAATGCAATTGATTACCTCTCAAAATTTGGCTACTCAAAGGAACAG GTTTATCTTTTACTTTCGTGCTGTCCATGCGAAGGAAGGATTTCAGGAATTGTTGATGCCCCCAATGCTGTTGCCACCCTTGCCATCCCAACAGCTATTTTTGACCAG GATATTCGCCCAAAGGTCAATAAAGTGCCCCTTGGGCCAAGGCTTATAAGGAATCCAGGAATTCCACAATGTACTTATGATGGAAACCTGCCAATCACCAAAAATCCTTTGCTCCATCAACAAGGGAGCAGCTGCAACATGGATGCTAGCTCTTGA
- the LOC101258424 gene encoding uncharacterized protein isoform X3 → MAPPTPRLVIPIDLKKKPWQQKLPLHNRWHPEIPPVTEIKTGEMFRIEMVDWTAGSIQDNNSAIDVKTVDLSTVHYLSGPIRVVDTDGNPAEPGDLLAVEICNLGPLPGDEWGFTAIFDRENGGGFLTDHFPRATKAIWYFEGIYAYSPHIPGVRFPGLIHPGIIGTAPSKELLNIWNERERKLEETGPRSLKLCEVLHSRPLANLPSTKGCILGKIQDGTPEWIRIANEAARTIPGRENGGNCDIKNLSRGSKIYLPVFVEGANLSTGDMHFSQGDGEVSFCGAIEMSGFLELKCEIIRNGMKEYLTPMGPTSLHVNPIFEIGPMEPRFSEWLVFEGISVDESGQQHYLDASVAYKRAVLNAIDYLSKFGYSKEQVYLLLSCCPCEGRISGIVDAPNAVATLAIPTAIFDQMG, encoded by the exons ATGGCTCCTCCAACTCCAAGACTAGTAATCCCCATAGACCTAAAGAAAAAGCCATGGCAACAAAAGTTGCCACTCCACAACCGTTGGCACCCAGAGATACCTCCTGTAACAGAGATTAAAACAGGGGAGATGTTCCGAATTGAGATGGTTGATTGGACAGCAGGCTCTATCCAAGATAATAACTCTGCAATTGATGTAAAAACCGTTGATCTATCCACT GTGCATTATCTCAGTGGGCCAATACGAGTCGTTGACACAGATGGAAATCCTGCTGAACCAGGTGATCTCCTTGCTGTTGAAATATGCAACTTAGGGCCTCTCCCTGGAGATGAATGGGGTTTTACAGCAATATTCGACAGAGAGAACGGTGGAGGATTTCTAACAGACCATTTTCCCCGTGCAACTAAAGCTATTTGGTATTTCGAAGGCATATATGCCTACTCACCTCATATACCAG GTGTAAGATTTCCTGGTTTAATTCATCCTGGAATAATTGGAACAGCGCCTTCAAAAGAACTACTCAATATATGGAATGAGAGGGAAAGAAAGCTCGAAGAAACAGGTCCCCGATCTCTCAAATTATGTGAGGTCTTGCATTCTAGACCATTGGCTAACCTACCTTCAACAAAAGGGTGCATTCTTGGCAAG ATTCAAGATGGAACTCCTGAGTGGATTAGAATTGCCAACGAGGCTGCAAGAACAATACCTGGACGTGAAAATGGAGGAAACTGTGACATCAAAAATCTCAGCAGAGGTTCAAAAATATACCTTCCAGTATTTGTAGAAGGAGCAAACCTCAGTACTGGTGATATGCATTTTTCTCAAGGTGACGGTGAAGTATCATTTTGTGGGGCAATTGAGATGAGTGGCTTCCTAGAGCTCAA GTGTGAGATTATAAGAAACGGAATGAAAGAATATCTCACTCCAATGGGACCCACATCACTACATGTGAACCCAATTTTTGAGATAGGACCCATGGAGCCAAGATTCTCGGAGTGGTTGGTGTTTGAGGGCATCAGTGTAGATGAAAGTGGACAACAACACTATCTTGATGCCAGTGTTGCATACAAGCGTGCAGTACTAAATGCAATTGATTACCTCTCAAAATTTGGCTACTCAAAGGAACAG GTTTATCTTTTACTTTCGTGCTGTCCATGCGAAGGAAGGATTTCAGGAATTGTTGATGCCCCCAATGCTGTTGCCACCCTTGCCATCCCAACAGCTATTTTTGACCAG ATGGGCTAG
- the LOC104645672 gene encoding uncharacterized protein isoform X1: MKAKYKLKGRAQVNAPGSQKKYVLTQKGSPVLLPQRCLLPWLIKPVAPSFSCFWSLIGSVCNCTQHYCATSLDGCLANCIVDVNWKSKNSAHLVYLQKMISWTTNSGLQLDPVINQTACQVQVG; encoded by the exons ATGAAAG CAAAGTACAAGCTCAAGGGGAGGGCACAAGTAAACGCACCGGGGAGTCAAAAGAAG TATGTGCTTACACAAAAGGGTTCCCCTGTTCTCCTCCCTCAAAGATGCCTACTCCCATGGTTGATCAAACCTGTGGCACCgtcattttcttgtttttggagCTTAATCGGTTCGG TGTGCAATTGCACTCAACATTATTGTGCAACATCACTTGATGGCTGTCTTGCTAATTGCATAGTCGATGTGAACTGGAAATCCAAAAATTCTGCACATCTAGTTTACCTACAGAAGATGATTTCCTGGACAACAAATTCAGGGCTTCAGCTGGATCCAGTTATAAATCAGACTGCCTGTCAGGTTCAGGTGGGATGA
- the LOC101258424 gene encoding uncharacterized protein isoform X2: MAPPTPRLVIPIDLKKKPWQQKLPLHNRWHPEIPPVTEIKTGEMFRIEMVDWTAGSIQDNNSAIDVKTVDLSTVHYLSGPIRVVDTDGNPAEPGDLLAVEICNLGPLPGDEWGFTAIFDRENGGGFLTDHFPRATKAIWYFEGIYAYSPHIPGVRFPGLIHPGIIGTAPSKELLNIWNERERKLEETGPRSLKLCEVLHSRPLANLPSTKGCILGKIQDGTPEWIRIANEAARTIPGRENGGNCDIKNLSRGSKIYLPVFVEGANLSTGDMHFSQGDGEVSFCGAIEMSGFLELKCEIIRNGMKEYLTPMGPTSLHVNPIFEIGPMEPRFSEWLVFEGISVDESGQQHYLDASVAYKRAVLNAIDYLSKFGYSKEQVYLLLSCCPCEGRISGIVDAPNAVATLAIPTAIFDQLIDNRWARRANGRRNW, encoded by the exons ATGGCTCCTCCAACTCCAAGACTAGTAATCCCCATAGACCTAAAGAAAAAGCCATGGCAACAAAAGTTGCCACTCCACAACCGTTGGCACCCAGAGATACCTCCTGTAACAGAGATTAAAACAGGGGAGATGTTCCGAATTGAGATGGTTGATTGGACAGCAGGCTCTATCCAAGATAATAACTCTGCAATTGATGTAAAAACCGTTGATCTATCCACT GTGCATTATCTCAGTGGGCCAATACGAGTCGTTGACACAGATGGAAATCCTGCTGAACCAGGTGATCTCCTTGCTGTTGAAATATGCAACTTAGGGCCTCTCCCTGGAGATGAATGGGGTTTTACAGCAATATTCGACAGAGAGAACGGTGGAGGATTTCTAACAGACCATTTTCCCCGTGCAACTAAAGCTATTTGGTATTTCGAAGGCATATATGCCTACTCACCTCATATACCAG GTGTAAGATTTCCTGGTTTAATTCATCCTGGAATAATTGGAACAGCGCCTTCAAAAGAACTACTCAATATATGGAATGAGAGGGAAAGAAAGCTCGAAGAAACAGGTCCCCGATCTCTCAAATTATGTGAGGTCTTGCATTCTAGACCATTGGCTAACCTACCTTCAACAAAAGGGTGCATTCTTGGCAAG ATTCAAGATGGAACTCCTGAGTGGATTAGAATTGCCAACGAGGCTGCAAGAACAATACCTGGACGTGAAAATGGAGGAAACTGTGACATCAAAAATCTCAGCAGAGGTTCAAAAATATACCTTCCAGTATTTGTAGAAGGAGCAAACCTCAGTACTGGTGATATGCATTTTTCTCAAGGTGACGGTGAAGTATCATTTTGTGGGGCAATTGAGATGAGTGGCTTCCTAGAGCTCAA GTGTGAGATTATAAGAAACGGAATGAAAGAATATCTCACTCCAATGGGACCCACATCACTACATGTGAACCCAATTTTTGAGATAGGACCCATGGAGCCAAGATTCTCGGAGTGGTTGGTGTTTGAGGGCATCAGTGTAGATGAAAGTGGACAACAACACTATCTTGATGCCAGTGTTGCATACAAGCGTGCAGTACTAAATGCAATTGATTACCTCTCAAAATTTGGCTACTCAAAGGAACAG GTTTATCTTTTACTTTCGTGCTGTCCATGCGAAGGAAGGATTTCAGGAATTGTTGATGCCCCCAATGCTGTTGCCACCCTTGCCATCCCAACAGCTATTTTTGACCAG CTTATTGACAACAGATGGGCTAGACGAGCAAATGGAAGAAGGAATTGGTGA
- the LOC104645672 gene encoding uncharacterized protein isoform X2, with amino-acid sequence MKAKYKLKGRAQVNAPGSQKKYVLTQKGSPVLLPQRCLLPWLIKPVAPSFSCFWSLIGSVIVRDVFYNQQFEGSKCTSTQRGSCIL; translated from the exons ATGAAAG CAAAGTACAAGCTCAAGGGGAGGGCACAAGTAAACGCACCGGGGAGTCAAAAGAAG TATGTGCTTACACAAAAGGGTTCCCCTGTTCTCCTCCCTCAAAGATGCCTACTCCCATGGTTGATCAAACCTGTGGCACCgtcattttcttgtttttggagCTTAATCGGTTCGG TCATTGTTCGTGATGTCTTTTACAACCAGCAGTTTGAAGGAAGCAAATGCACTTCAA CTCAAAGAGGGTCTTGCATTCTCTGA